DNA sequence from the Desulfotomaculum sp. genome:
AAAACGCTGCCCTGTTAACGGCCTCGGATCCTCTTACTTTATATGCCACCACGGGCTTAAACATAGTTATTTTCTTAGCTTCTTCAAGCAAAAGACGGGGATTTTCTATTCCCTCCAGATATATTAAAACTACTTTTATTTCAGGATCACTGCCGAAATAAGCCAGGATGTCGGAAAACTCTACGTTGCAGCGATTACCCAGAGCAACCGCCTTGCTTGTTCCTATGTTTTCATTTAGCAAGGCGTAAAGAACAAGCATACAAACTCCTCCACTTTGACTGATCAATCCGATTGGACCCCGTGGAACCTCTTTTAAAAGAGGTACGAAGGAAAGATTTAAAGAACAGGCGGTATTTATTAATCCCAGGGTATTCGGCCCGATTATTTTCACTCCTGTCTCAATCGCCGACTGTAAGATTTCTTTTTCCAACTCCTGTCCGGTTTCAGCCTCTTTGAATCCTGAACTGATAATTATAACTCCCTTCGCTCCCGCTCTTGCGCAGTCTAGAACAGCTTCTTTAACAGCCTGGGAAGGGACAACGATTAAACCTATGTCGAAAGCTTCAGGCAATTCGGTAACCGAAGGATAAGTCTTCACGCCGAATATTTCTTCATGATGAGGATTTATAGGATAAATAGTTCCCTTATACCCGCATTGCAAAAGGCTCATAAGACATTGGCCGCCAGCCTTAAAGCTGTCGCTGGAAGCGCCGATTACAGCCACTGACTTCGGATTAAAAAAATAATTTAAAACATTCATCCTCCTATCGAAATCCTTTCATGTTTTTCTTATTTCTTAAAATTTTCTAAGGCCCTCCTTTCTTCCGGCACACTTAACATTCTACATGACCGGAAAATCTGGTTCATCAATAAAAATAAAAAAACATCGGGTTCACTCGTTCCTTGAATGAAGGTTCAAAATCGCACTTTTGCAGGCTCTTTGCTTGGCGGCTAGATATTCGACTATACCCACAGTTATTTTTTGGCTTTACCCTCGGGGCAGTCTGTTATATAATTGCAATTATCTTAACATATTTGGTTAAAAAAAAGAAGTCAAAGCAGGTTTAACTAAAGAAAGGAAATGGACTGCAAATTGTCCGACAGCCCACAGTATACTCCGAAGCTTTTTTACGGCTGGATCGTTGTTATAGCCCTTACTTTTGTCGGGATGACGTCAGCAGCGCAGCTGACCTTCGGCATTTATGTCCTTGATCTGGCCAGGGAATTTGGCTGGAACAGGACGCTCACATCTTCCCTGGCTTCGTTTAACAACCTGTTTTACGGAATTTCGGCTATTATAACCGGTATCCTGGCGGATCGATACAGCCCCAAGATTACCGTCTGGGTGGCCGGGTTTCTTTTGGGCGGCGGGCTTCTTTTATCCGGTATGGCTCACAGCTACTGGCAGTTGTTTTTCTTTTTCGGGGTCATCGCCGGCCTCGGCATGGGATGCTGCTATTCAATTCCATCTTCAGTCGTTCAAAATTGGTTTATAGAAAAAAGAGGGGTTGCCCTGGGCGTCAGCATGTGCGGAATAGGCCTCGGCGCCTTCATCATCTCCCTGCTGGTAGGTTATCTCATTCCCATTTACGGGTGGCGGACAGGCTTTTTCGCTGAAGGGACCCTTCTTTTCTTATTTATGTTCGTCCCCGCCTTTTTCATCGTCCGTGAACCCCGGCAAATAGGCCTGCTGCCTTTGGGCATGAAAAATAATCATCCCGGCAACGGTCTTAATAAGCCCCACCCCAATCTCGTCCTGCTGATTAAAAAGCTAATCTCCAACCGGACCTTTTTATACCTTTACGGCAATCAATTTTTCACCTGCATTGCGTTGCTGATTGTCTCCACCCACGTTGTGCCGTTTGCCGAGGATATGGGCATCCCCAAACTGGCGGCGGCAAGCGCGATGGGGCTGGTCGGTTTATTCAGCGGTTTGGGGAGACTGCAGGCAGGTTTTGTCTGCGACAAAATCGGCTTTAAGAAAAGCCTGATTATTTTCTGCAGTATGTGCTGTATTGCCTTTTTGTATTTAATGACTGTTAAAAATCTATGGATGCTCTATATTTTCGTGGCTATCTATTCCCTGGGTTACGGAGGCAAAGCCATGTCTCTGCCGGGTTTGGCGGGCTACTCGCTGGGAACGGGCTCGCTCGGCACAATAATGGGACTGATCTCCTCCGCATTCGGTCTGGGAGGTTTTATAGGCTCGATACTGGGCGGCTGGATTTTTGACCACACCCACAGCTACGTCTGGGCTTTTATCGCCGGCGCGTTTTGCTACGTAATAGCCATAATCTGCGCTTATCTAACCAAAAAAGAAACCCTGCTGGAGGAAATCAACTGATTTCCTCCAGGATTTTTAAAGCTGCGCTCCTTGGGTCAGCGGCTTTGGTGATTGGCCTGCCAACCACCAGGTAGTCGGCCCCCGCATCGATTGCTTCCCGGGGAGTCACCGACCTCTTGTGGCTGTCAACAGCGCTTCCGGGGCTGCGTATTCCGGGAGTTACTATTAATATATCCCTGCCAAGTTCCCTCCTTAACAGGGCAGCTTCGGAACCGGAAGCAATTACTCCGTCGCAGCCGACCTGAATGGATTTTTTCGCCCTGGCCAGGACCAGTTCTTGAACGGAACAGATGTAACCGAAATCCAAAATATCCGCGGCGTCCAAACATGTCAAAACAGTCACCGCGAGCAGTTTCAAGCTCGAATTACCCCGGCCGGCGGCGGCAGCCTCGATAATCCCGCCGTTTCCGTGAATCGTTAGAAAATCCACACCAAGCCGCGCTGCAAGGCTGACAACTTTTTGGACAGTTTCCGGAACATCAAAGTACTTCATATCTAAAAAAACACGTTTGCCGTTATCCAAAAGCCATTGCAGCATTTTCGTTCCACCGGCAAGCTGCAGTTCCATGCCCACTTTAAAAAAATCCACTACCCCGTCAAGGGACCGGACAAGTCCCATAGCCCTGGCCGGCTCGTCAAAATCCAGAGCGCAGATAATTCTCTTTTCCATAAGAATCCTTTCTGTTCATTACTCTTTAAGATCGTCCGCCGCTTTTTTACGCGCCTCTTCGATTACACCGTCGAATTCCTTTTCTGGATCCATGCCCATTTCTTTCATGCGCTTCTTCGCCCAGAGGCCGACGTTGCGATCGTCTTTATAATAATCCTCGCTGCTCCTTGTGCTTGTGTCGATACTGGCCAGCCGGTCACCCTCGCTGCGGTGGTATGCGAAAGAGGACATAACCCGTACCAGGGAAGCTCCCTTGCAAAAAGGACAGGACAGCCCTTCTTCATCGGAAGACCTGACCAGTATCTCCAGCCTTTTGCCGCAATCGCCGCAGGAATATTCATAAACAGGCATATTTAATACAACCCCTTTGTTTTGAGTTCCTGGAAACATTGACGTTTAACAATGCTTTCTAATATAATATAAATCGTTGATCTTATGTAAGCAAGCCAAGATATTTTTTGTTTTCGAGGTGTTTAAAGAAAATGGATTACAGCAAGACCCTGAATCTGCCCCGCACGGATTTCCCGATGAGGGCCAACCTGCCTGTGCGCGAACCTGAAATCCTGAAATTCTGGAATGATATAGATGTTTACCGCATGGTCCAGCAAAAAAACGCGGGACGGCCAAAGTTTATCCTCCATGACGGGCCGCCCTACGCCAACGGCCATATCCACCTTGGACATACTTTAAACAAAATCCTCAAAGACATTGTGGTTAAATACCACTCCATGGCGGGCTACGACGCGCCCTATGTGCCCGGATGGGACACCCACGGACTGCCGATAGAACAGCAGGCAATCAAAAGCCTGGGCTTAAACAGGCATTCGATCAGTACCGTGGAATTCCGCAACAAATGTAAGGAATATGCGCTCAAATTCGTCGACATTCAAAGAGACGAATTCAAACGCCTGGGGGTGCGCGGGGACTGGGACCACCCCTACCTGACGCTGATGCCCCATTATGAGGCGGCCCAGATCGGGGTTTTCGGGGAAATGGCCAGGAGGGGCTTTATTTACAAGGGTTTGAAGCCGGTCTACTGGTGCGCAACATGCGAGACGGCGCTTGCCGAGGCCGAAGTCGAGTACCAGGATAAGCACTCTCCTTCGATTTATGTGAGGTTTTCCGTAACCGGCGGCAAGGGCGTCCTGCCAGAAAAGGACACCTGGGTGATCATCTGGACGACGACACCCTGGACACTGATTTCGAACACTGCCATCTGCCTTCATCCCGACTACGAATATGCGCTGTTTAAGAGCGGGGACAACAAATATCTGGTTGCCAAAGAACTTCTGGAAAACTTTTGCAATACCGCGGGTTTAACCTGCGAACAGATCCTGAATGAGTTTGCCGGACGGGATCTCGAAGGCGTCTGCTGCAGGCATCCATTCTTCGGCAGAGAATCAAAACTGGTCCTGGATACTTATGTAACCCTGGATGCGGGCACCGGATGCGTGCATATCGCCCCCGGCCACGGCCATGAAGATTACCTCGTCGGCTTGCGATACAACCTGCCGATGCTGTCGCCGATTGACAACCACGGTGTTTTCACCGAAGAAGCCGCTCAATTTGCCGGGCTGTTCTATAGCGACGCGAACGATAAGGTCAAAGAGGAGCTTTTGCAAAGCGGACACCTGCTCAAAGAGGAAACAATTTCACACCAGTACCCGCACTGCTGGCGCTGCAAAAAACCGATCCTGTTCAGGGCTACCGAGCAGTGGTTCGCTTCCGTGGAAGGGTTCCGCCAGGATACCCTCGACGCTATTCACGGCGTAAAGTGGATCCCTCCCTGGGGTGAAGAACGCATCTACAACATGGTAGCCGGCAGAAGCGACTGGTGCATATCCCGGCAGCGGACATGGGGGGTGCCGATACCAATTTTCTACTGCGCCGGCTGCGGAAAGGAAATTATCAGCAAAGAGACCACCGCTCATTTACAGAAGCTGTTCCGCGTTCATGGTTCCGACGTGTGGTTTGCCCGCGAGGCTGCGGAACTTGTTCCCGAAGGTTTGTCCTGCCCCGACTGCGGCGGGACCGTATTTAATAAAGAAAATGACATTATGGACGTCTGGTTTGACAGCGGAACCAGCCATGCAGGTGTGCTGGAACAACCCGAAATCTGGCCGGACTTAAGATGGCCGGCTGACCTTTACCTGGAAGGAAGCGATCAGTACCGGGGATGGTTCAACAGTTCCCTCTCAACCGCAATCGCCAGCCGCGGTGAAGCGCCTTACCGTGCTGTCCTGACGCACGGTTTCGTGGTTGACGAAAAAGGGTACAAGCAAAGCAAATCCCTGGGCAATGTTGTTGACCCGATGAAGGTAATCAAGCAAATGGGCGCCGATATTCTGCGGCTGTGGGTCAGTTCGACGGACTACCGCAGCGACCTGGCGGCTTCGCCAAACATTTTAAACCAACTGTCCGACGCTTACCGGAAAATCCGCAACACCTGCAGGTTCCTCTTAGGCAACCTATATGATTTCTCTTTAAAAACCAACGGAGTATCCTATCAACAAATGCCCGAGATTGACCGCTGGGCCCTTTTAAAGCTCCACCAGTTAATCCAGCGCGTCCTGACGGCATACAGCAATTATGATTACCATGTAGTTCATCATGCGGTGCACAG
Encoded proteins:
- a CDS encoding orotidine-5'-phosphate decarboxylase; the protein is MEKRIICALDFDEPARAMGLVRSLDGVVDFFKVGMELQLAGGTKMLQWLLDNGKRVFLDMKYFDVPETVQKVVSLAARLGVDFLTIHGNGGIIEAAAAGRGNSSLKLLAVTVLTCLDAADILDFGYICSVQELVLARAKKSIQVGCDGVIASGSEAALLRRELGRDILIVTPGIRSPGSAVDSHKRSVTPREAIDAGADYLVVGRPITKAADPRSAALKILEEIS
- a CDS encoding isoleucine--tRNA ligase, whose product is MDYSKTLNLPRTDFPMRANLPVREPEILKFWNDIDVYRMVQQKNAGRPKFILHDGPPYANGHIHLGHTLNKILKDIVVKYHSMAGYDAPYVPGWDTHGLPIEQQAIKSLGLNRHSISTVEFRNKCKEYALKFVDIQRDEFKRLGVRGDWDHPYLTLMPHYEAAQIGVFGEMARRGFIYKGLKPVYWCATCETALAEAEVEYQDKHSPSIYVRFSVTGGKGVLPEKDTWVIIWTTTPWTLISNTAICLHPDYEYALFKSGDNKYLVAKELLENFCNTAGLTCEQILNEFAGRDLEGVCCRHPFFGRESKLVLDTYVTLDAGTGCVHIAPGHGHEDYLVGLRYNLPMLSPIDNHGVFTEEAAQFAGLFYSDANDKVKEELLQSGHLLKEETISHQYPHCWRCKKPILFRATEQWFASVEGFRQDTLDAIHGVKWIPPWGEERIYNMVAGRSDWCISRQRTWGVPIPIFYCAGCGKEIISKETTAHLQKLFRVHGSDVWFAREAAELVPEGLSCPDCGGTVFNKENDIMDVWFDSGTSHAGVLEQPEIWPDLRWPADLYLEGSDQYRGWFNSSLSTAIASRGEAPYRAVLTHGFVVDEKGYKQSKSLGNVVDPMKVIKQMGADILRLWVSSTDYRSDLAASPNILNQLSDAYRKIRNTCRFLLGNLYDFSLKTNGVSYQQMPEIDRWALLKLHQLIQRVLTAYSNYDYHVVHHAVHSFCVLDMSALYLDIIKDRLYTSPANSKERRSAQTVLHETLNVLVRLLVPILAFTSEEIWGYLPKQEGTPVSVQMTDLPEVNEEYLDVELDRKWERLLEVRGEATRVLEQARRDKTIGNSLEAAVDLYASGELFDFLRDSAEELSTLFIVSSVNLHRVSQADISSPAAVNGLAVKVRRAQGDKCERCWMYHEDAGKNAAHPTLCPRCSETVGNIVMPE